One Oryza glaberrima chromosome 10, OglaRS2, whole genome shotgun sequence DNA segment encodes these proteins:
- the LOC127753239 gene encoding bisdemethoxycurcumin synthase-like codes for MPGATTAAIVDSRRGTQHSEGPATILAIGTANPKNIVFQDNFADYYFGLTKNEHLTELKEKMKRICHKSGIEKRYIHLDAELISVHPEIIDKHLPSLETRVDIVATEVPKLAESAARKAIAEWGRPATDITHLIFSTYSGCRAPSADLQLASLLGLRPSVSRTILSLHGCSGGGRALQLAKEIAENNRGARVLVACSELTLICFSTPDESKIIGHGLFGDGAGAVIVGADPSADGECPLFEMVAASQTMIPGTEHTLGMQATSSGIDFHLSIQVPTLIKDNIHQCLLDAFRSVGNTDPNWNDLFWAVHPGGRAILDNIEDKLQLHPCKLAASRQVLSEYGNMSGATIAFVLDELRRRREKEQDIQQQPEWGVLLAFGPGVTIESIVLRNPL; via the exons ATGCCTGGAGCAACTACCGCCGCTATTGTTGACAGCCGCCGTGGCACACAACATTCGGAAGGTCCTGCAACgatcctcgccatcggcactgcAAACCCGAAAAACATCGTGTTTCAGGATAACTTTGCCGACTACTACTTTGGTCTAACAAAAAACGAGCACCTTACCGAGCTCAAGGAAAAGATGAAGAGGATAT GTCATAAATCTGGTATAGAAAAGCGCTACATCCACCTTGACGCGGAGCTTATCAGTGTCCACCCAGAGATCATTGACAAACACTTGCCCTCCCTTGAAACTCGTGTAGACATCGTGGCTACTGAGGTCCCCAAGCTTGCTGAGTCCGCTGCGCGGAAAGCCATTGCTGAGTGGGGCCGTCCGGCCACTGACATCACTCACCTTATCTTCAGCACCTACTCAGGCTGTCGTGCACCTAGTGCCGACCTCCAATTGGCTTCATTGCTCGGACTACGCCCTTCCGTTTCTCGCACCATTCTCAGTCTCCACGGTTGCTCAGGTGGTGGCAGGGCACTCCAACTCGCAAAGGAGATCGCCGAGAATAACCGCGGTGCTCGTGTCCTCGTAGCTTGCTCCGAGCTGACACTGATATGCTTCTCTACCCCGGACGAAAGCAAAATCATTGGCCATGGACTGTTCGGGGATGGTGCTGGCGCAGTCATCGTCGGTGCCGATCCCTCAGCCGATGGTGAGTGCCCGCTATTCGAGATGGTTGCCGCCTCACAAACCATGATACCAGGAACCGAGCACACGCTCGGCATGCAGGCCACTAGTAGTGGAATAGATTTTCACCTCTCCATCCAGGTGCCGACACTGATAAAGGACAACATCCATCAGTGCTTGCTCGATGCGTTTCGATCTGTTGGAAACACAGATCCTAACTGGAACGACCTCTTCTGGGCAGTGCACCCTGGCGGTCGTGCAATCCTTGATAACATAGAAGACAAGCTCCAACTGCATCCATGTAAGCTTGCGGCAAGCCGCCAAGTGTTGAGCGAGTACGGGAACATGAGTGGTGCAACAATTGCATTCGTTCTTGATGAATTACGCCGCCGTCGGGAGAAGGAACAAGACATACAGCAACAACCTGAGTGGGGAGTGTTGCTGGCCTTTGGACCTGGAGTCACAATAGAGTCAATCGTGCTGCGTAACCCACTCTGA